The DNA sequence CGGCAGTCCGCCGCTGGTGGGCATGGACTGGCCCGAGGGGTGGGGAGAATACGAATCCTGCGCCAATGCACGAGGATTCTATTACAACGATCAACTCTACGTCTTCTCCCTCTGGTACTCGACCACGAAAATCTTCTCTGATGAATTCTATCGCATCCAGGTTTGGAGGTTCAAGGACGGCGTGCTCCACAGCCCCTACCAGTTGTGGGAGGGCACCTCCTATGCCGAACCCGCACCGCTGCTCGTTCAGTATCCCAACGGCGGACCGGAGAAGATGTTCGTGTTCGTTACGGGACAGAACAAAAATCTCTACTTCACGAGGCTGAACGGCACGGACTGGGAAGACGGGGACTGGCTGAAGATCCAGGACCATGCGACCGGGAACTACTTTACCACGAAAATGAACCACTGGGAAGTCGCCCCCGTATACAACCCGCTCAACCACTACATTTACCTCTACTACGCCAAGGACTACGATGGACCGCTCTATTGCGTGTACAGCTATGATTTCGGAGAGACCTGGTATGATTTAGGACAGGTGGTCGGTTCGCCGAACGTGAAGTCGCCGCCCGGCGCCGTGTTCTATGCCCCGGACGGCAATGTCCGTGCCCTTGTAGCGGTGAGCGACGAGTCTCAGAGAATCTGGCTGGGGAAAGTTTCAGCGGCGTACGTCTACGAATCGGAGATCCTGGATACCGGGAATGTGGAAAATATGGGACGGCCGTTCCTGACGGACCTCGGCGACGGCACCATCGCGCTGGTGTACGGAGAGAACCACTCACCGAATGCTGCCTTAAATCCTGACTGGTACATTCCCTACATCAAAAAGATGAACAAAACGACCGGCGTTTGGGGCGAAAGTTACCAGCTCTACGAATTGCCGGACCTCGGAACCGCTCAGGGGACATTTTCATTCCACTGGCAGCCCAACGGTGCGATGTATAACGATGACTTCTACCTCTTCTACGGGTTCGAACTGACGGCCTGGTATAGTGATGACACGAATGACGGTCCGTGGTGGAAGTTTAAGGTGGCCGACCTTGGTCCCTGAGGGGAACAGGGGATTGTGAGATAGGAGGAAACCCCTTTTTTTGGGTGGAATGACCGGCGGGGCGGGCACGACCCGCACCCTCGGGACCCTTAATGGGACCCACCCTGTTTGAGA is a window from the Methanovulcanius yangii genome containing:
- a CDS encoding IPT/TIG domain-containing protein, whose translation is MTRKLLILALAITLFTLTGVMGVAAAGITGVSPAEGTLGTEVTITGSGFGGKTGEVLLGDEKCKVLDWSDTEITCEVFRPVPAGEYTITVLMQGDKKNPEPMTWFPFIMQKPQITEGSLTLDGDVVTIEGAFFGDKKGDTRLAYVDVGEGMEIEIEKGKIVDWSMDAISFRIPDDLTGRFILKVGNIIGEDYALMDLAGSPPLVGMDWPEGWGEYESCANARGFYYNDQLYVFSLWYSTTKIFSDEFYRIQVWRFKDGVLHSPYQLWEGTSYAEPAPLLVQYPNGGPEKMFVFVTGQNKNLYFTRLNGTDWEDGDWLKIQDHATGNYFTTKMNHWEVAPVYNPLNHYIYLYYAKDYDGPLYCVYSYDFGETWYDLGQVVGSPNVKSPPGAVFYAPDGNVRALVAVSDESQRIWLGKVSAAYVYESEILDTGNVENMGRPFLTDLGDGTIALVYGENHSPNAALNPDWYIPYIKKMNKTTGVWGESYQLYELPDLGTAQGTFSFHWQPNGAMYNDDFYLFYGFELTAWYSDDTNDGPWWKFKVADLGP